A window of Chitinophaga sp. MM2321 contains these coding sequences:
- a CDS encoding M1 family metallopeptidase, whose translation MRNFFYCLILFCLVTGTTAAQQLYMPRNIVQAYDKATRDKNGMPGKNYWQNKGRYDIQITANPPSRRIDGVESITYTNNSPDVLRNIILRLICNVHKPQSPRSGYMSKDFLTDGVTIDTLLINGKTVAFDNNTGTVANIKLPEPLLSKDSMQLQISWHYDMSVLSGREGMIDSTTFFLAYCYPRISVYDDYNGWDEIEHTGRVEFYSDFNDYTVAVKVPKNYVVWGTGTLLNAAAVLQPSIAARLKNSYTADTLVHIATKEEMQQQKVTKQQEWNTWKFAATHIADVTYGLSDHYVWDASSVMVDSTTSRRASVQAAYNDTAVDFHHSVDFSRNALNWFSLQWPGVAYPFPVMTAFQGYADMEFPMMVNDGTVGDDLSFAQLLQDHEIAHTYFPFYMGTNESRYAFMDEGWATTFEYLVGIAEKGKAAADTFYQQFRVNKYINDPSAEEDQPIISMSNQVSGMGYSSNAYGKPSLAYLGLKDLLGDALFRKCLHVYMNNWHGKHPIPWDFFYSFNTAAKQNLDWYWNNWFFSNYYIDLALVNVQLKGSKAQIVVKNTGGFAIPFDVVLTYTDSTRESVHHTPAVWKNNARQVTLTVPVSRQVATIKLDGNLYMDATPLNNIWKK comes from the coding sequence ATGAGGAACTTTTTTTACTGTCTGATCCTGTTTTGTCTGGTTACCGGAACAACCGCGGCCCAGCAATTGTACATGCCCCGCAATATTGTGCAGGCATACGACAAAGCAACGCGCGACAAAAACGGGATGCCTGGGAAAAATTATTGGCAGAACAAAGGACGTTATGATATACAAATCACTGCTAACCCGCCTTCCAGGAGGATCGATGGCGTGGAATCAATTACTTATACCAACAATAGCCCCGATGTGCTGCGGAATATCATTCTCAGGCTGATCTGCAACGTGCATAAACCACAGTCGCCCCGTTCCGGTTATATGAGCAAAGATTTTCTGACAGATGGGGTAACGATCGATACCCTGCTCATCAATGGGAAAACAGTAGCCTTTGATAACAACACCGGCACCGTAGCCAATATAAAACTGCCGGAACCATTGTTGTCTAAAGACAGTATGCAGCTACAGATCAGCTGGCATTATGATATGTCTGTACTCAGCGGAAGGGAAGGGATGATCGACAGCACTACCTTTTTCCTGGCGTATTGTTATCCGCGTATATCTGTGTATGATGATTACAATGGCTGGGATGAAATTGAACATACCGGCAGGGTGGAATTTTACAGTGACTTTAATGACTATACCGTCGCGGTGAAAGTACCAAAGAATTATGTGGTGTGGGGAACCGGCACTTTATTAAACGCTGCAGCAGTATTGCAGCCTTCCATTGCTGCCCGCCTGAAAAATTCTTATACAGCAGATACACTTGTGCATATTGCTACAAAAGAAGAGATGCAGCAACAGAAAGTTACAAAGCAACAGGAATGGAATACCTGGAAGTTTGCAGCTACACATATTGCAGATGTGACCTACGGGCTGAGTGATCATTATGTATGGGACGCTTCCAGCGTGATGGTAGACAGCACCACCAGTCGCAGGGCCAGTGTACAGGCTGCCTATAATGATACGGCGGTCGACTTTCATCATTCCGTGGATTTTTCAAGAAATGCGTTGAACTGGTTTTCCCTCCAATGGCCGGGGGTAGCATATCCTTTTCCGGTAATGACCGCCTTTCAGGGTTATGCGGATATGGAATTTCCAATGATGGTGAACGATGGAACGGTAGGAGATGACCTGAGTTTTGCGCAGCTGTTGCAGGATCATGAAATAGCACATACTTATTTTCCTTTTTATATGGGTACCAACGAAAGCCGTTATGCTTTTATGGATGAAGGCTGGGCTACCACTTTTGAATACCTGGTGGGTATTGCCGAAAAAGGGAAAGCAGCCGCAGATACCTTTTATCAGCAATTCCGGGTGAACAAGTATATCAATGACCCTTCCGCAGAAGAGGACCAGCCTATCATCAGCATGTCCAACCAGGTGAGTGGCATGGGCTACAGTTCCAACGCCTATGGCAAACCTTCATTGGCTTATCTTGGGTTGAAAGACTTGCTGGGTGATGCGCTTTTCAGAAAATGCCTGCATGTATATATGAACAACTGGCATGGCAAACATCCTATCCCCTGGGACTTTTTCTATTCCTTTAATACCGCTGCGAAACAAAACCTGGATTGGTACTGGAATAACTGGTTCTTCAGCAATTATTATATAGATCTGGCGCTGGTAAATGTGCAACTCAAAGGCAGCAAAGCACAGATAGTAGTGAAAAACACAGGCGGTTTCGCCATTCCTTTTGATGTGGTGCTCACTTATACGGATAGTACAAGGGAAAGTGTACATCATACGCCTGCTGTGTGGAAAAATAATGCGCGGCAGGTGACGCTTACCGTGCCCGTATCCCGGCAGGTAGCCACTATTAAGCTGGATGGCAACCTGTATATGGATGCTACGCCGCTCAATAATATATGGAAGAAATAA
- a CDS encoding amidohydrolase family protein, which produces MMKIDSHQHFWKYHPVKDAWITDNMSVIKNDFSPEDVQPLLIQNGIGACVAVQADQSEQETHYLLELAAQYDFIHGVVGWVDFCAENIAERLQYFSQFKKLKGFRHIVQAEPADNFLLRDDFCHGISLLAKYNFTYDILIYPKHLQYAEAFVKRFPGQRFVIDHLAKPLIKDQLIGAWETDLRAFAKYDNVSCKMAGLVTEADWQHWQLSDFTAYVNIVLDIFGADRVMFGSDWPVCLVGASYAQVVEILEQCTSHLPVADKEKLWGSNCARFYNLS; this is translated from the coding sequence ATGATGAAAATAGATAGTCACCAGCATTTCTGGAAATATCATCCGGTGAAAGATGCCTGGATTACAGATAATATGTCGGTGATCAAAAATGATTTTTCACCGGAAGATGTGCAGCCGCTATTAATACAAAACGGGATAGGTGCCTGCGTTGCGGTGCAGGCAGATCAAAGTGAGCAGGAAACCCATTATTTACTGGAACTGGCCGCACAATATGATTTTATTCACGGGGTAGTGGGATGGGTTGATTTCTGCGCGGAAAATATAGCGGAGCGTTTGCAATATTTTTCACAGTTCAAAAAGTTGAAAGGATTCCGTCATATAGTACAGGCCGAACCAGCGGATAATTTTTTGTTGAGAGATGATTTTTGTCACGGGATCTCCCTGTTGGCAAAATATAATTTCACCTACGATATCCTGATCTATCCAAAACACCTGCAATATGCAGAAGCCTTTGTAAAAAGATTTCCGGGGCAGCGGTTTGTGATCGATCATTTAGCAAAACCGCTCATCAAAGATCAGCTGATAGGAGCGTGGGAAACTGATCTGCGGGCATTTGCAAAATATGATAATGTGAGTTGCAAAATGGCCGGATTGGTAACAGAAGCAGATTGGCAGCATTGGCAATTATCTGACTTTACAGCATATGTGAATATTGTGCTGGATATCTTTGGGGCCGACCGTGTTATGTTTGGAAGTGACTGGCCGGTATGCCTGGTAGGGGCATCCTATGCGCAGGTGGTGGAAATATTGGAGCAGTGTACATCGCACCTACCTGTTGCAGACAAAGAAAAATTGTGGGGATCAAACTGCGCACGTTTTTACAACCTGTCTTAA
- a CDS encoding UxaA family hydrolase, with protein sequence MNSLHQHNLKAYLRNDGRKGIRNIVVVAYLVECAHHVSREITMQFRDQPVHLIGFGGCYPNAYADKMMNALCTHPNVGAVLLVSLGCESFNRTRLYENIAASGRPVKLIGIQLTGGTKKSIDDGIAFVASSLEEINKTPTVPIDASELVVGVVCGGSDATSGITSNPAVGKAFDTIVAKGGTAIFENTGEMIGLEEIMSSRAITPELAIALKRSVNKAAKYYTIMGHGSFAPGNAEGGLTTLEEKSMGAYCKTGASPISGMIKPGDIPRRRGLYLMDIVPDGDPRFGFPNPNDSSEIAELIASGAHCVLFTTGRGSVVGSAISPVIKVCANPETFHRMQDDMDVNAGKILNNEASLAEVGEEIYHKILGLATGDRSCSERLGHQEFVLGYKTFEPIGPSCQP encoded by the coding sequence ATGAATTCATTACATCAGCATAACTTAAAAGCCTATCTCCGCAACGATGGACGCAAAGGTATCCGAAACATTGTAGTGGTGGCATACCTGGTGGAATGTGCGCATCATGTGTCGCGGGAAATTACCATGCAGTTCCGCGATCAGCCGGTACACCTCATCGGTTTTGGTGGATGCTACCCCAATGCATATGCGGATAAGATGATGAATGCACTGTGTACGCATCCCAATGTGGGTGCGGTGTTGCTGGTTTCGCTGGGTTGTGAGAGCTTTAACCGTACACGCCTGTACGAAAACATTGCCGCCAGCGGAAGGCCGGTAAAATTAATTGGTATCCAGCTTACCGGCGGTACCAAAAAATCAATTGACGATGGCATCGCATTCGTTGCTTCCTCCCTGGAGGAAATAAACAAAACGCCAACGGTACCCATAGATGCTTCCGAATTGGTGGTAGGCGTAGTATGCGGTGGCAGCGATGCTACCAGCGGTATTACTTCAAATCCTGCCGTAGGTAAAGCATTCGATACCATCGTAGCCAAAGGGGGAACCGCCATTTTTGAAAATACAGGGGAGATGATCGGATTGGAAGAAATCATGAGCAGCAGGGCCATCACACCCGAACTGGCAATAGCATTAAAAAGATCAGTGAACAAGGCCGCTAAGTATTATACCATCATGGGCCATGGTAGCTTCGCGCCGGGGAATGCCGAGGGTGGCCTCACAACCCTCGAAGAAAAATCAATGGGTGCCTATTGTAAAACAGGTGCTTCTCCTATTTCAGGCATGATTAAGCCTGGCGATATTCCCCGGCGACGCGGATTGTATTTAATGGATATTGTACCGGACGGAGATCCCCGTTTTGGATTTCCCAATCCTAATGACAGTTCTGAAATTGCAGAACTGATCGCTTCGGGCGCTCATTGTGTATTGTTTACAACGGGTCGTGGTTCGGTAGTCGGTTCGGCTATTTCACCCGTTATAAAAGTGTGCGCTAATCCCGAAACATTCCACCGGATGCAGGATGATATGGATGTCAACGCCGGTAAAATCCTTAACAACGAAGCATCCTTAGCGGAAGTGGGCGAAGAGATCTATCATAAGATCCTGGGGCTTGCTACCGGTGATCGCTCCTGTTCGGAAAGGTTAGGTCACCAGGAATTTGTATTGGGATACAAAACATTTGAGCCTATCGGCCCTTCCTGTCAGCCATAA
- a CDS encoding UxaA family hydrolase, with protein MNKLIQINPADNVLVISSSILPGDDQYIGGLKIIFDKPLGLGHKIAAKDLLKGDKIIKFGVPIGSATEDIALGAHIHLHNMKSDYISTYTLDHEFITSA; from the coding sequence ATGAATAAATTGATACAGATTAATCCGGCAGATAATGTACTGGTCATCAGCAGCAGTATCCTGCCGGGTGATGACCAGTATATCGGAGGGCTTAAAATAATATTTGATAAGCCGCTCGGCCTGGGGCATAAAATTGCAGCGAAGGATTTGTTGAAGGGAGATAAAATAATCAAATTCGGCGTCCCTATTGGTTCTGCAACGGAAGATATTGCATTGGGTGCACACATTCATTTGCACAACATGAAAAGCGATTATATATCCACTTATACATTAGATCATGAATTCATTACATCAGCATAA